A section of the Solitalea canadensis DSM 3403 genome encodes:
- a CDS encoding CBS domain-containing protein, producing the protein MVASQLASDFIPPLKTSDSAQKALDRMAEFRVSHLPIVNETEFLGLISDHDIAELADLNEPIGSSGLSIIYQSVNEDQHLYDAIRLIHEQKLTVVPVIDHRNQYTGLITLTSLAEYFSVITAIESPGGIIILELGVRDFSLSEIARLIESDNAMVLSSYVKTFSDSTKLELTIKVNKTDLTSILASFQRFGYTVKASFSHVSRSDDTMDRFDSFMHYLNM; encoded by the coding sequence ATGGTAGCCTCTCAATTAGCCAGCGATTTCATTCCTCCATTGAAGACTTCTGATTCGGCGCAAAAAGCACTTGACAGAATGGCGGAGTTTCGTGTGAGCCATTTACCAATAGTTAACGAAACAGAATTCCTTGGCCTTATTTCCGATCATGATATTGCTGAATTAGCAGATTTGAACGAACCTATTGGTAGTTCAGGGTTGTCAATTATTTACCAGTCGGTAAATGAGGATCAACATTTATACGATGCTATCAGGCTGATTCATGAGCAAAAATTAACCGTGGTGCCTGTAATAGATCATCGCAATCAATACACAGGATTAATCACCCTTACTTCACTTGCTGAGTACTTTTCTGTAATTACTGCAATTGAAAGTCCGGGAGGAATAATTATACTGGAGTTAGGCGTGCGTGATTTCTCTTTATCGGAAATTGCACGTTTGATCGAATCTGACAATGCTATGGTTTTGAGTTCATATGTTAAAACATTTAGTGATTCAACAAAATTGGAACTTACGATCAAAGTAAATAAAACAGACCTTACATCTATTCTTGCCTCTTTCCAACGATTTGGGTATACAGTTAAGGCGTCATTTTCTCATGTTTCGAGATCTGACGATACGATGGATCGTTTCGATTCATTTATGCATTATCTTAATATGTAA
- a CDS encoding NAD kinase — translation MKIALYGRQFSNNSLPFVQEIIDSLVQHGVDILIYKEFKEFIEAKQINPFNAETFADHTDLTGHVKCMLSLGGDGTLLDTLALVRDSGLPVLGINLGRLGFLASINKTEIKLAIAALVNDEYTLDTRVLINLDSTETDIFGEVNYALNEITIHKRDTSPMIIIHTYINGEFLNSYWADGLIISTPTGSTAYSLSCGGPIVFPQSGNFVITPICPHNLSVRPIVISDSSVLTFRIEARASQFLVSLDSRTETVDTNVVLTAKKENFSINLIRLYNESYLTTLRNKLMWGLDSRN, via the coding sequence ATGAAAATTGCCCTTTACGGACGACAGTTTAGCAACAATTCTCTACCATTTGTACAAGAAATTATTGATAGTCTGGTTCAGCATGGGGTAGATATACTTATCTATAAAGAGTTTAAAGAATTTATTGAAGCCAAACAAATTAACCCATTTAATGCAGAAACCTTTGCTGATCATACTGATTTAACAGGTCATGTGAAATGTATGTTAAGTTTGGGTGGTGATGGAACTTTGCTGGATACGTTGGCATTGGTGAGAGATTCGGGCTTACCTGTATTAGGGATAAATCTTGGTCGTTTAGGTTTTCTGGCAAGTATTAATAAAACAGAAATCAAGTTGGCAATTGCGGCTTTGGTAAATGATGAATATACGCTTGATACCAGGGTGCTTATTAATCTTGATTCAACAGAAACGGATATTTTTGGTGAAGTAAACTATGCATTGAACGAAATAACGATTCATAAAAGAGATACCTCACCAATGATTATTATTCATACCTATATTAATGGTGAGTTTTTAAATTCATATTGGGCAGACGGACTGATTATCTCAACCCCTACAGGGTCTACGGCTTATTCATTAAGTTGTGGCGGGCCGATTGTTTTTCCACAATCGGGAAATTTTGTGATTACTCCAATTTGTCCGCATAATTTAAGTGTACGTCCGATCGTTATCTCTGACAGTAGTGTACTTACCTTCCGGATCGAAGCACGCGCCTCGCAGTTTTTGGTGTCGCTTGATTCGAGGACCGAAACGGTAGATACAAATGTGGTTTTAACAGCCAAAAAAGAAAATTTTTCTATAAATCTGATACGCCTCTACAATGAAAGCTATTTAACCACGTTAAGGAACAAGTTAATGTGGGGACTGGATTCAAGAAATTAA
- the porG gene encoding type IX secretion system protein PorG, whose protein sequence is MFKKITAVLTVLVLIVSINASAQKYELGAFVGGAGYKGDLSQFNYFRFTDAAFGIIFRKNFNPRNALKVTLTHGKVQANDATSGIPDQERRNLRFESPINELSVQYEFNFFSLNPFKEGEVFSPYLSAGLSVFNFDPQAENGQRLQPLGTEGQGLEGYEKRYRLTTLSVPLAFGLKYQMTERWKLFSELGYRITFTDYIDDVSGYYANLSSVPSTLTRTYADRSAEAGYASNLPGNQRGDLLKKDMYMFAVVGITFSFVSSRCPTF, encoded by the coding sequence ATGTTTAAGAAGATAACAGCCGTTTTAACGGTTTTGGTTTTAATAGTTAGCATTAATGCTAGTGCACAAAAATATGAGCTGGGTGCATTTGTTGGCGGGGCAGGTTATAAAGGCGATTTAAGTCAGTTTAACTATTTCCGTTTTACAGATGCTGCATTTGGAATTATTTTTCGTAAAAACTTTAACCCACGTAATGCTTTAAAGGTTACATTAACACACGGTAAAGTGCAGGCTAATGATGCCACATCAGGGATTCCTGATCAGGAACGTAGGAATTTACGTTTCGAATCACCAATTAATGAGCTTTCTGTTCAATATGAATTTAATTTCTTTAGTTTAAATCCGTTTAAAGAAGGCGAAGTATTTTCACCTTATCTGTCAGCAGGCTTATCTGTTTTCAATTTTGATCCCCAGGCTGAAAATGGTCAGCGTTTGCAACCATTAGGAACTGAGGGACAAGGATTGGAAGGTTACGAGAAACGTTATAGGCTAACAACACTTTCGGTTCCTTTAGCTTTTGGGCTGAAGTATCAAATGACTGAACGCTGGAAATTATTCAGTGAGTTGGGCTACAGAATCACTTTTACAGATTATATAGACGATGTAAGTGGTTACTATGCTAATTTGAGCTCAGTACCATCTACGTTAACAAGAACATACGCCGACAGATCAGCAGAAGCAGGATATGCATCAAACTTACCAGGCAATCAGCGAGGAGATCTATTGAAAAAAGATATGTATATGTTTGCCGTTGTTGGCATTACATTTAGTTTTGTATCTTCGCGCTGTCCAACTTTTTAG
- a CDS encoding isoprenyl transferase → MSFKEKIDMDRLPRHVAVIMDGNGRWAKEKGKLRVFGHQNGVKAVRDTVEAATELGVEYLTLYAFSTENWNRPAFEVTALMELLVSTINKETKTLMENGVRLNAFGDLKSLPSRCYKELMEAIDKTSTNKRLTLNLALSYSARWELTQMAKQLAAKIENKEMSAADVNEDIVSSLLCTAGIPDPELLIRTSGEYRISNFMLWQIAYSELYFTDIFWPDFRREHLYEAIVNYQSRERRFGKTSEQVI, encoded by the coding sequence ATGAGTTTTAAGGAAAAGATCGATATGGATCGCTTACCGCGACACGTTGCAGTAATTATGGATGGCAATGGCCGGTGGGCAAAAGAGAAAGGAAAACTACGCGTTTTTGGACACCAAAACGGCGTAAAGGCGGTGCGCGATACAGTTGAAGCTGCAACAGAGTTAGGAGTAGAATACCTTACTCTTTATGCTTTTTCTACTGAAAACTGGAATCGCCCAGCTTTTGAAGTAACAGCATTAATGGAATTATTGGTATCTACAATTAACAAAGAGACCAAAACATTGATGGAAAACGGTGTTCGTTTGAATGCTTTTGGTGATTTAAAGTCTTTGCCTTCAAGATGTTACAAAGAATTAATGGAGGCGATAGACAAAACTAGCACTAATAAGCGTTTAACATTAAATCTTGCATTAAGTTACAGTGCCCGTTGGGAGTTAACTCAAATGGCAAAACAGCTTGCTGCCAAGATTGAAAACAAAGAAATGAGTGCCGCAGATGTAAATGAAGACATAGTTTCTTCATTATTATGTACGGCAGGAATACCTGACCCTGAATTATTGATCCGCACCAGTGGTGAATATCGTATCAGTAACTTTATGTTATGGCAAATTGCATATTCTGAGTTATATTTTACAGATATATTCTGGCCTGATTTCAGGAGGGAGCATCTGTATGAAGCTATAGTAAATTATCAAAGCCGTGAACGACGTTTCGGCAAAACAAGTGAACAAGTTATCTAA
- the bamA gene encoding outer membrane protein assembly factor BamA: MKRTLLTAFLTLLLFNLTNAQIIYKPQARPQVDPNAPKEYIIGGITVSGTQSLDKDVLITISKLKVGDRIKVPGDKMAASIKDLWAQGLFDDVQINITDIRQDSIFLDLYLLERPRLSKVIFRGLKKSEVDDLNEKKLKDATGKVVNDNLIQSTSLIVKKYFVEKGYYNTEVFATQRPDSASGRTALVLTVNKHSKVKVNSITVEGNTAISDAKIKKFMKGTKERKFYKIFGSKKYLESKYDEDKATIVKKYNERGYRDASITMDTVYRHDLNSLDITMKISEGHKYYFGDVKWAGNAIYKSEQLSQILAIKKGDVYDEEKMEKRLRNSPSEDDVSSLYMNNGYLFFSVNPVQTSVKGDTINLEMQIYEGEQATINKVVVNGNDRTNDKVVLREIRTKPGDKFNKSLLIRTIRELNQLGYFDEQKTTPDVKPNPQDGTVDLAFNVTEKPSDQLELSGGFGGGRIIGTLGLTFNNFSLRKLFTSDWGGILPAGDGQKLSLRVQSNGKYYQAYSFSFSEPWLGGDKPRYFSLSFTHTNQNVTGASKSSSSYQALQLTGVTLGLGQRLRWPDDYFTLNTSLAFNRYNFTNYPYFTQFSTGTSYTFSLTETLGRNSIDAPIYPTSGSNIQLSVELTPPYSLINGKNYADPNMSPQEKYKFTEFHRWKFDAGWYTKASASSKLVFHMGMHLGFLGYYNKDIGTTQFDRWKVGGSGLQGYDYIQGVEVIPLRGYADNSVTPVGSSSSSYYNGSPIYARYLLELRHPITLNQQATIFALAFAEAGNTWDNFRTFQPFNVKRSVGAGVRIFLPIFGMLGLDYGYGFDSVPPIPGGGKANKGQFHFSIAQQLGAGF, encoded by the coding sequence ATGAAGAGGACCTTATTAACAGCGTTTTTAACTCTATTGCTGTTCAACTTAACCAATGCCCAAATTATTTATAAACCGCAAGCAAGGCCCCAAGTTGATCCGAATGCACCTAAGGAATACATTATTGGCGGCATTACCGTTAGCGGTACGCAGTCATTAGATAAAGATGTGCTTATCACTATTTCTAAATTAAAAGTTGGAGATAGAATAAAAGTTCCTGGTGATAAAATGGCTGCGTCAATTAAAGATTTGTGGGCGCAGGGCTTATTTGATGATGTGCAGATCAACATCACTGATATTCGTCAGGATTCTATTTTCCTTGATCTTTATCTGTTGGAGCGACCGCGTTTATCAAAAGTAATTTTCCGTGGATTAAAAAAATCGGAAGTAGATGATCTGAATGAGAAAAAATTGAAGGATGCTACAGGAAAAGTAGTAAACGACAATCTTATTCAGTCGACATCATTGATCGTAAAGAAATACTTTGTAGAAAAAGGGTATTATAATACAGAAGTATTTGCTACACAACGCCCTGATTCAGCTTCTGGCAGAACCGCATTGGTTTTAACTGTAAATAAGCACTCGAAGGTAAAAGTAAATAGTATTACTGTTGAAGGCAATACAGCTATTTCTGATGCGAAGATCAAGAAATTTATGAAAGGTACCAAAGAACGTAAGTTCTATAAGATCTTTGGTTCAAAAAAATACCTTGAGTCTAAGTATGATGAAGATAAGGCAACTATCGTTAAAAAATATAATGAACGAGGTTACCGTGATGCTAGTATTACAATGGATACTGTGTATCGTCACGATCTTAATTCATTAGATATTACCATGAAAATCTCAGAGGGACATAAATACTACTTCGGAGATGTTAAGTGGGCTGGAAATGCTATTTATAAGTCGGAGCAACTAAGCCAGATATTAGCTATCAAAAAAGGTGATGTTTACGACGAAGAAAAAATGGAGAAACGTTTACGTAACAGTCCTTCTGAAGACGACGTTTCATCATTATACATGAACAATGGTTATTTGTTCTTTAGTGTAAATCCGGTTCAAACCAGTGTTAAAGGTGATACCATTAACCTTGAAATGCAGATTTATGAAGGAGAACAAGCAACAATCAATAAAGTTGTTGTAAACGGTAACGACCGTACAAACGATAAAGTTGTTTTGCGTGAAATTAGGACAAAACCGGGTGATAAATTCAATAAATCATTATTGATCCGTACCATTCGTGAGTTAAATCAGTTAGGTTATTTTGATGAACAAAAGACTACTCCTGATGTAAAACCTAATCCTCAGGACGGAACAGTAGACCTTGCCTTCAATGTTACAGAAAAACCTTCTGACCAGTTAGAACTTTCTGGTGGCTTTGGTGGTGGCCGTATCATTGGTACCTTGGGCTTAACGTTCAATAACTTCTCCCTACGTAAATTATTTACAAGCGATTGGGGTGGTATTTTACCAGCAGGTGATGGACAAAAATTATCACTTCGTGTTCAATCAAATGGTAAATATTATCAGGCCTACAGTTTCTCATTTTCTGAGCCATGGTTAGGAGGAGATAAACCAAGATACTTTAGCTTGTCATTTACTCACACCAATCAAAATGTGACAGGTGCAAGTAAATCAAGTTCAAGTTATCAGGCATTGCAGTTAACAGGGGTTACATTAGGATTAGGACAACGCTTAAGATGGCCTGATGACTATTTTACCTTAAATACCTCATTAGCTTTTAACCGATATAACTTTACTAACTATCCATATTTTACGCAGTTTAGTACCGGTACTTCTTATACTTTTAGTTTAACAGAAACATTAGGACGTAACTCTATTGACGCTCCTATTTATCCTACTTCAGGATCTAATATTCAGTTAAGTGTTGAGTTAACTCCTCCATATTCACTAATAAATGGAAAGAACTATGCTGATCCTAATATGTCTCCTCAGGAGAAATATAAGTTCACAGAGTTTCACCGTTGGAAGTTCGATGCTGGATGGTACACCAAAGCTTCTGCATCAAGTAAACTAGTGTTCCACATGGGAATGCACTTAGGATTCTTAGGTTATTACAATAAAGACATTGGTACAACACAGTTTGATCGTTGGAAAGTGGGAGGTAGTGGATTACAAGGTTACGATTATATTCAAGGGGTAGAGGTTATTCCATTGCGTGGTTACGCTGATAACTCAGTTACTCCGGTTGGGAGTTCATCTTCAAGCTATTATAATGGTAGTCCGATCTATGCTCGTTACTTATTAGAACTTCGCCATCCAATTACCTTAAACCAGCAGGCTACTATTTTTGCATTAGCATTTGCTGAAGCAGGTAATACTTGGGATAACTTTAGAACGTTTCAGCCGTTTAATGTTAAAAGATCTGTGGGTGCCGGTGTTCGTATCTTCTTACCAATCTTTGGTATGTTGGGTCTTGACTATGGTTATGGATTTGATTCGGTTCCTCCGATCCCTGGTGGTGGTAAAGCTAATAAAGGGCAATTCCACTTCTCAATTGCACAGCAGTTAGGTGCCGGATTTTAA
- a CDS encoding OmpH family outer membrane protein, producing MKRLLLTIVLIVSFGVFAAHAQKIGYVDTEYVLKHMPEYSAAQKQINSLSEQWQKEIDQKFDEVDALYKAYQSEQMLLTDAMRKKREEEIVKQEKDAKDLQKAKFGPEGELFSKQKSLVKPIQDKVYKAIEQIAEEGMYAIIFDKSNGMLYSSPRFDKSNDVLAKLGLKPGEFAK from the coding sequence ATGAAAAGATTACTCTTAACAATAGTTTTAATTGTAAGTTTTGGTGTATTTGCAGCCCATGCACAAAAAATTGGTTATGTAGATACTGAATATGTATTGAAGCATATGCCTGAGTACAGCGCAGCTCAGAAGCAAATCAACTCTTTATCTGAACAATGGCAGAAAGAAATAGATCAGAAGTTTGATGAGGTTGATGCATTGTATAAAGCTTACCAGTCAGAGCAAATGTTGTTGACAGATGCTATGCGCAAGAAACGTGAAGAGGAAATAGTGAAGCAAGAAAAGGATGCCAAAGATTTGCAAAAAGCTAAATTTGGACCTGAGGGTGAATTATTTTCGAAACAAAAATCATTGGTGAAACCTATTCAGGATAAGGTTTATAAGGCAATTGAGCAAATTGCTGAAGAAGGTATGTACGCAATTATTTTTGATAAGTCAAACGGAATGCTATATTCGAGCCCTCGTTTCGATAAAAGTAACGATGTACTGGCAAAGCTTGGTTTAAAGCCAGGTGAGTTTGCTAAGTAA
- a CDS encoding OmpH family outer membrane protein, with protein MKTIKVLVAAVVLLIFAGNANAQTKFGHINVNELIAAMPDIKVADKAVQDFATTLDGQMKTMTTEYQTKIADYQSKEKTMTDAIKEAKVKEIQDLEKRIGEFQQKAQQDIGKKQEEVYAPVLKKAEDAVKAVAKENNIAYVFDSSKGVLIQFPDGDNILPLVKKKLGIQ; from the coding sequence ATGAAAACAATTAAAGTTTTAGTTGCGGCAGTAGTGCTGTTGATTTTTGCGGGTAATGCTAACGCCCAAACCAAATTTGGCCATATTAACGTAAATGAGTTAATTGCTGCTATGCCTGACATTAAAGTTGCTGATAAAGCAGTTCAGGACTTTGCTACTACGTTGGATGGTCAGATGAAAACTATGACCACTGAGTACCAAACTAAAATTGCTGATTACCAGTCAAAAGAAAAAACTATGACTGATGCTATTAAAGAAGCAAAGGTTAAAGAAATTCAAGATTTAGAAAAACGTATCGGTGAGTTCCAGCAAAAAGCTCAGCAAGATATTGGTAAAAAACAAGAAGAAGTTTATGCTCCGGTATTGAAAAAAGCTGAAGATGCGGTTAAAGCTGTAGCTAAAGAAAACAACATTGCTTACGTTTTCGATTCAAGCAAAGGTGTGTTGATTCAATTCCCTGATGGTGACAACATTTTACCTTTAGTAAAAAAGAAATTAGGTATTCAGTAA
- a CDS encoding TQO small subunit DoxD, with the protein MVNHFHNNKISASQYGSITLALRVVTGWTYFSAFWRRLILENKLDPDAPGYIGEKFNHFLPNALLIKPQIEFLVTHPDWLWWAMLVFTIIEGVVGLLFMLGLFTRLMSIGVFSLAMGILLGAGWLGTTCLDEWQIGVLGVAAGFTVFLSGGGAYSVDTVLQQKIGSSKLMNWLSSGEFSFSEKILKKIVIGGTVFITALTLFTNQYFHGGVWGKLHNLSVKPNIHISGAQIENGKLSFTIFRNEGADVYGSFLIKITLKDKQGNILMERAANELASMSKSDIKNYYVAKVKPGKLSIVVPLGAKATLHFIEPVFLQSLNTDDLILELTDISGIIWTSKIN; encoded by the coding sequence ATGGTAAATCATTTTCATAACAATAAAATTTCAGCTAGCCAATATGGCTCAATTACATTAGCATTAAGAGTAGTTACCGGGTGGACTTACTTTTCCGCATTCTGGCGCAGGTTAATTCTTGAAAACAAGTTGGATCCGGATGCTCCTGGATATATTGGAGAAAAGTTCAACCATTTTCTACCAAACGCATTATTAATAAAACCTCAGATAGAGTTCCTTGTTACACATCCCGATTGGTTATGGTGGGCGATGCTCGTGTTTACAATTATAGAGGGTGTTGTTGGATTGTTATTTATGCTGGGACTCTTTACCAGATTAATGAGCATAGGAGTTTTTAGCCTTGCTATGGGTATATTGCTGGGAGCAGGATGGTTGGGTACAACATGTCTTGACGAATGGCAAATAGGAGTGTTAGGCGTGGCTGCAGGGTTTACTGTTTTCCTATCGGGAGGTGGGGCTTATTCTGTGGATACAGTTCTTCAACAGAAAATAGGAAGCAGCAAACTGATGAATTGGTTAAGTTCAGGAGAATTCAGTTTCTCAGAAAAAATATTGAAGAAAATAGTGATAGGAGGTACCGTCTTTATCACTGCTTTAACTTTATTTACCAATCAGTATTTTCATGGTGGTGTGTGGGGTAAACTTCATAATCTTTCGGTAAAACCCAATATCCACATTTCTGGTGCACAGATTGAAAATGGGAAGTTAAGTTTTACCATTTTTAGAAATGAAGGTGCAGATGTTTACGGCTCATTCTTAATTAAAATAACCTTGAAGGATAAGCAAGGAAATATTTTGATGGAACGTGCAGCAAATGAACTGGCCTCGATGAGTAAAAGTGATATAAAAAATTATTACGTAGCTAAAGTAAAACCAGGTAAACTGAGTATAGTTGTTCCGTTGGGTGCAAAGGCAACCTTACACTTTATTGAACCTGTATTTCTGCAATCGCTAAATACTGACGATCTGATTCTTGAGCTCACTGACATAAGTGGAATAATATGGACCTCAAAAATCAATTAA
- a CDS encoding DsrE family protein, which yields MQETGQYKVVFQLSSNDSAVHKVLIQQLHNLLNALNNVIIEVAINGPGIDFVYKGSVFADVIQELNRKDVTFLICNNTLNGLRITTEQLIDDIKVIPATVAHLVTRQYEGWAYIKAGF from the coding sequence ATGCAAGAGACTGGTCAATATAAAGTGGTTTTTCAATTATCGAGCAATGATAGTGCAGTGCATAAGGTACTGATACAGCAGCTTCATAATCTCCTAAATGCTTTGAATAATGTAATTATTGAAGTCGCAATCAATGGTCCTGGAATTGACTTTGTTTACAAGGGATCTGTATTTGCAGACGTAATTCAAGAATTAAACCGAAAGGATGTAACTTTCTTAATCTGTAATAATACATTGAACGGTTTAAGAATTACGACTGAGCAATTAATTGATGATATTAAGGTAATTCCTGCTACTGTAGCCCATTTAGTGACGCGGCAGTACGAAGGATGGGCCTATATTAAAGCCGGATTTTAA
- a CDS encoding alpha/beta hydrolase codes for MNIYLVSGLGADKRAFQRVTFPANYRIHHVEWIEPKCDESISSYALRLSTQINISEPFCLIGLSFGGMIVVEMLDFLQPVKTIIISSVSNSGQIPWFYKIKGTVKLLRFIPLSFFKSSNTIIHWLFGLSNKGEKQLFKEIINDCDPNFMKWAIAQVLLLKMDRAAYEIIHIHGNNDKILPMPTIGVNYVIDGGGHFMVFNKAFEISTILASSLN; via the coding sequence GTGAACATATACCTTGTAAGTGGCTTAGGAGCCGATAAACGTGCATTTCAGCGAGTGACATTTCCTGCTAATTATCGCATCCACCATGTTGAATGGATAGAACCAAAATGTGATGAATCTATATCATCTTATGCCTTGAGATTATCAACTCAGATTAATATAAGTGAGCCATTCTGTTTGATCGGATTATCTTTTGGAGGAATGATCGTGGTAGAAATGTTGGATTTTCTTCAACCGGTAAAAACGATCATTATTTCAAGTGTTTCGAACTCTGGTCAGATTCCGTGGTTTTATAAAATTAAGGGCACTGTAAAGCTGTTGCGATTCATTCCGTTGTCATTTTTTAAATCGTCCAATACAATTATTCATTGGTTATTTGGATTGAGTAATAAAGGCGAAAAGCAATTATTCAAAGAAATCATCAACGACTGTGATCCAAATTTTATGAAATGGGCGATAGCTCAAGTGCTTTTATTGAAAATGGATAGGGCTGCTTATGAGATTATTCATATCCATGGGAATAATGACAAAATTTTGCCAATGCCCACAATTGGTGTAAATTATGTCATTGATGGAGGCGGGCACTTTATGGTATTTAATAAAGCTTTTGAAATCTCTACTATTTTAGCCTCATCATTAAACTAA
- a CDS encoding YqjF family protein, with protein MNSIFLSAEWRKLVMANYVVDPSLLLPYLPYKTELDCFNNQCYLSLVGFRFLNTKLKGVKIPFHSNFEEVNLRFYVRFKSNNEWKRGVVFIKEIVPKPALAFVANTLYKENYDTMPMKHEWKTTENSLFVSYQWNWNDKWNQLSVSAANKPMPILQGSEAEFITEHYWGYTKLNDKKTSEYEVEHPRWKTYLINSYEIDVDFASIYDERFSFLNKATPTSVFLAEGSIINVRSVTTVV; from the coding sequence ATGAATTCTATTTTTTTATCTGCAGAGTGGCGCAAACTGGTAATGGCTAATTATGTAGTTGATCCTTCTCTATTGTTGCCTTACCTACCTTATAAAACAGAGTTGGATTGTTTTAATAATCAGTGTTATTTAAGCCTTGTTGGGTTTAGGTTTCTTAATACTAAATTAAAAGGAGTTAAAATTCCTTTTCATTCTAATTTTGAAGAAGTAAACCTTAGGTTTTATGTTCGTTTTAAATCTAATAATGAATGGAAGAGGGGAGTGGTTTTTATTAAAGAAATTGTTCCAAAACCGGCCTTGGCATTTGTTGCTAATACACTTTATAAAGAGAACTACGATACAATGCCAATGAAGCATGAGTGGAAGACTACCGAAAATAGCCTTTTTGTTTCCTACCAGTGGAATTGGAATGATAAATGGAATCAGCTATCGGTTTCTGCGGCTAATAAACCCATGCCGATTTTGCAAGGAAGCGAAGCGGAGTTTATAACTGAACATTATTGGGGTTACACCAAACTAAATGACAAGAAAACATCTGAATATGAAGTTGAACATCCACGATGGAAAACATACCTCATTAATAGCTACGAAATAGATGTGGATTTCGCGAGTATTTATGATGAACGTTTTAGTTTTTTAAACAAAGCTACTCCGACGTCAGTTTTTCTTGCAGAAGGTTCTATTATAAATGTACGTTCAGTTACTACGGTAGTATAA
- a CDS encoding MCP four helix bundle domain-containing protein — protein sequence MKWGYSVTQKTKAAALLVLVFVIVLAKNIIDRNNVLELGDSFSAVYKDRLMAESYIYHFSDHLYQKKLLLATNQNMDGGVKQSLDRHNKEINDIITKYDETKLTEIESNYFKEFKKNLHDLMALETDYLSKASSTTKQLIDQQFTVALSNLNQLSTIQTAEGKKLMEGSQKIISESTLLTKLELAILIIIGLIIQVLIFASGSLVPKTQPRNQHLN from the coding sequence ATGAAGTGGGGTTATTCCGTTACACAAAAAACGAAAGCGGCTGCGCTTTTGGTTTTGGTTTTCGTTATTGTACTTGCCAAAAATATTATTGATCGTAATAATGTTTTAGAGTTAGGAGATTCTTTTTCGGCCGTTTACAAAGATCGTTTGATGGCTGAAAGTTATATCTATCATTTTTCAGATCATTTATACCAGAAGAAGTTATTATTAGCAACCAATCAAAATATGGATGGTGGTGTAAAACAGTCGCTGGATCGTCATAATAAAGAAATTAATGATATTATAACCAAGTATGATGAAACCAAGCTTACGGAAATAGAATCCAATTATTTCAAGGAATTTAAAAAGAACTTACATGATCTGATGGCATTGGAAACGGATTACCTCAGTAAGGCCAGCAGCACAACCAAACAATTGATTGATCAACAATTTACCGTTGCACTGAGCAACTTAAACCAGCTTTCAACTATTCAAACCGCCGAAGGTAAAAAGTTAATGGAAGGTTCTCAAAAGATAATCTCCGAGTCAACTCTTTTGACCAAACTTGAGTTGGCTATTCTAATTATCATTGGTTTAATAATACAGGTGCTAATTTTTGCTTCAGGTTCTTTGGTTCCTAAAACTCAACCTAGAAATCAGCATCTTAATTAA